The following coding sequences are from one Musa acuminata AAA Group cultivar baxijiao chromosome BXJ2-4, Cavendish_Baxijiao_AAA, whole genome shotgun sequence window:
- the LOC135609256 gene encoding L-ascorbate oxidase homolog has translation MRIVAAVPVVFLLLTFTFAFSFHGCFVHAGDPELYYDWNVSFAKVSPFGVEKKVIVINDRLPGPLLNVTTNNLVSVNVYNNLDEPFLLTWNGVQMRRNSWNDGVPGTNCPIPPGKNWTYHMQVKDQIGSFFYFPSLGFQMAAGGYGPIRIDNRVIIPIPFSFPQDDLDILIADWYDMDYQDMRDAVDQGFPLSLPDGILINGLPPEKANFTFKSGATYRLRISNVGIKTTLNFRIQGHKMLLVETEGSYTLKQYYDSLDIHVGQSYSVLVTADQPPSTSYYAVAASRFVELDLFGVAIINYDDGSNKKPSGGIPEGPSSFDYNYSMEQARSIRWDLKVGAARPNPQGSYRYGHINISRTIVLQNDEVMIGDRTRYAINGVSFVYPDTPLKLADYFGIPGVFMAGEVPDEPSGRKPTLGTPVVDAIYKSFVEIIFQNNESSIQSWHLDGDNFFVVGMEEGKWNKSSRSTYNMVDAIFRSTVQVYPNSWTAILVAFDSMGMWNIRSQELERRQLGQELYMRVNWDDANNNTVPDPRDEMPFSPGLLLCGKAAARSGTP, from the exons ATGAGAATTGTTGCAGCCGTGCCGGTTGTCTTCCTTCTCTTGACCTTCACCTTCGCCTTCTCTTTCCATGGCTGCTTCGTGCATGCAGGAGATCCTGAATTGTACTACGACTGGAACGTCTCCTTCGCCAAAGTGTCTCCTTTCGGAGTAGAGAAGAAG GTTATCGTGATCAATGACCGGTTGCCAGGACCTCTCCTCAACGTGACGACCAACAACCTCGTTAGCGTCAATGTCTATAACAATCTCGACGAGCCTTTCCTCCTCACATG GAATGGAGTGCAGATGAGGAGGAACTCGTGGAACGATGGAGTGCCAGGAACGAACTGCCCGATACCACCGGGGAAGAACTGGACGTATCATATGCAGGTCAAGGATCAAATAGGCAGCTTCTTCTACTTCCCTTCTCTCGGCTTTCAGATGGCCGCCGGTGGCTACGGGCCCATCCGCATCGACAATCGTGTCATCATACCCATCCCGTTCAGCTTCCCGCAAGATGACTTGGATATCTTGATTGCAGATTGGTACGACATGGATTACCAG GACATGAGGGATGCTGTCGATCAAGGTTTTCCATTATCATTGCCTGATGGGATTCTTATCAATGGGTTGCCACCCGAGAAAGCAAATTTCACGTTTAAATCAG GAGCTACGTACCGGCTAAGGATCTCAAATGTGGGCATCAAGACGACTCTCAACTTCAGAATTCAAGGTCACAAGATGCTACTTGTGGAGACCGAGGGATCCTACACCCTCAAACAATACTACGACTCACTCGATATCCATGTTGGCCAATCTTACTCGGTGCTTGTCACGGCCGATCAGCCTCCGTCCACCTCGTACTACGCCGTTGCAGCGTCGCGCTTCGTCGAGCTCGATCTATTTGGCGTTGCTATCATCAACTATGACGATGGTTCGAACAAGAAACCTTCCGGTGGTATACCGGAAGGGCCATCATCGTTCGACTACAACTATTCGATGGAACAAGCTCGTTCCATTAG GTGGGATCTAAAAGTTGGGGCTGCTCGTCCGAACCCGCAAGGCTCGTACCGCTACGGTCACATCAACATCTCTCGGACGATCGTCTTGCAAAATGACGAAGTGATGATCGGTGACCGGACTCGGTACGCTATAAACGGCGTGTCGTTCGTGTACCCCGACACGCCTTTGAAGCTGGCTGACTACTTCGGAATTCCCGGCGTGTTCATGGCCGGTGAAGTCCCCGACGAGCCCAGCGGCCGCAAGCCGACACTCGGCACACCGGTGGTCGACGCCATCTACAAAAGCTTCGTCGAGATAATCTTTCAGAACAATGAGTCGTCGATTCAGTCATGGCATCTGGATGGCGACAACTTCTTCGTCGTCGG CATGGAGGAGGGGAAGTGGAACAAAAGCTCGAGGTCAACGTACAATATGGTGGATGCTATCTTTCGCTCCACCGTTCAG GTGTATCCAAACTCATGGACGGCAATTTTGGTGGCCTTTGACAGCATGGGGATGTGGAACATTAGGTCTCAGGAATTGGAGAGGAGGCAGCTGGGTCAAGAACTCTACATGCGAGTCAACTGGGATGACGCTAACAACAACACTGTTCCGGATCCTCGAGACGAGATGCCCTTCTCCCCCGGCCTTCTTCTCTGTGGAAAAGCTGCTGCTCGTTCCGGAACGCCGTAA